One Blastocatellia bacterium DNA segment encodes these proteins:
- a CDS encoding acetylxylan esterase codes for MSYKKSFSFVQPARCWVALLIAFWLVASLSSITSRPPLPVAAQNEPDPTEIWDMAEIKNPLTLNAAVVAGPTRARINRVSMEVIEVTFDSIDVGQGPIRIHGFVAIPTGHAPGTLPALVYGHGAGDQADEEVAKTLAAMLKAVTISFSGPGQGRSTGAPSQWRNWLNTIPDIRRSWLYQYAYSAMRAVTYLTTLPAVNRQKIGMTGISAGGLMTWIANGVDDRLAAAYPIMATGDFRRSLEAGSWVSLLMSETGLTPESPPVLAFERYLDPIHYVGRQHAPVMLINGAQDEFFPITTTRSTYEATRAPEKRLEIIYDWDHGYYADSSRRYDTYNNVVNASKRILGNAQAWFDWHLRDGQPLPPDPQLSVRQQGNETVFIVPGALVAGARRVQLIYSRDRAYTFEREPMRRQSDGSYTVSLTGDTSRLVYYVEAEYPGSVYVSSLPEFPPGFVPRIRPPQ; via the coding sequence ATGTCATACAAAAAGTCTTTCTCGTTTGTGCAGCCCGCTCGTTGCTGGGTCGCGTTGCTGATCGCGTTCTGGTTGGTGGCGTCCCTCAGTTCAATAACAAGCAGGCCGCCGCTGCCTGTCGCTGCACAGAACGAACCGGACCCAACCGAGATTTGGGACATGGCCGAGATCAAGAATCCACTGACGTTGAACGCGGCTGTCGTCGCCGGACCAACGCGCGCCAGAATCAACCGCGTTTCGATGGAGGTGATCGAGGTGACCTTCGATTCGATTGACGTTGGCCAGGGACCGATCCGCATTCATGGCTTTGTGGCCATTCCGACGGGACACGCGCCGGGGACGTTGCCCGCGCTCGTCTATGGGCACGGCGCAGGCGATCAAGCTGATGAGGAGGTCGCCAAAACACTGGCCGCGATGCTCAAAGCCGTTACCATTTCGTTCAGCGGCCCTGGTCAAGGCCGTTCAACCGGCGCGCCCTCGCAATGGCGGAACTGGTTGAACACGATTCCCGACATTCGCCGAAGCTGGTTGTATCAATATGCCTATTCGGCCATGCGCGCGGTGACCTACCTGACGACGCTGCCTGCCGTGAACCGGCAAAAGATCGGCATGACCGGCATTTCAGCCGGCGGCTTGATGACTTGGATCGCTAACGGCGTTGATGACCGTTTGGCGGCTGCTTATCCGATCATGGCCACCGGTGATTTCCGTCGCTCATTGGAAGCTGGTTCATGGGTTTCCCTGCTCATGAGCGAAACCGGACTGACGCCAGAGTCGCCGCCTGTGCTCGCGTTTGAACGATACCTTGATCCCATTCATTACGTGGGTCGCCAGCACGCGCCTGTTATGTTGATCAACGGCGCGCAAGATGAGTTCTTTCCCATCACTACGACGCGATCCACCTACGAGGCGACGCGCGCGCCAGAAAAGCGACTGGAGATCATCTACGACTGGGATCATGGCTACTATGCTGACTCATCGCGCCGCTACGACACATACAACAATGTGGTCAATGCCTCAAAGCGCATTCTCGGTAACGCTCAAGCGTGGTTTGACTGGCATCTGCGCGACGGTCAGCCGCTGCCGCCGGATCCGCAATTGAGCGTCAGACAGCAAGGGAATGAGACCGTGTTCATCGTTCCGGGGGCATTGGTTGCTGGCGCCAGAAGAGTGCAATTGATCTATTCACGTGACCGAGCCTACACGTTTGAACGTGAGCCAATGCGTCGGCAAAGCGACGGTTCGTACACGGTGAGCTTGACTGGCGACACCTCTCGGCTGGTTTACTATGTTGAAGCAGAGTATCCGGGCTCGGTCTACGTCTCGTCGCTACCTGAGTTCCCCCCAGGTTTCGTGCCGCGGATTCGTCCCCCACAATAG
- a CDS encoding YtxH domain-containing protein → MSKDHESSKLTYFLIGAGIGAVVALLFAPKSGRELREDIADRTRRGMDKASEAYQATRERARELAAAGREKAAEVIEHAKEAVAEQRSRLSAAVDAGKQAYREEKKKLLEAEES, encoded by the coding sequence ATGTCAAAAGATCATGAATCGAGCAAACTGACTTATTTTTTAATCGGCGCAGGCATTGGCGCTGTTGTGGCGCTTCTGTTTGCCCCCAAGTCGGGACGGGAGCTGCGTGAAGACATTGCTGATCGCACGCGCCGGGGCATGGACAAAGCCTCCGAGGCATATCAGGCCACGCGAGAACGCGCCCGCGAATTAGCCGCAGCCGGCCGGGAGAAAGCGGCGGAGGTGATTGAGCACGCCAAAGAAGCAGTGGCTGAACAGCGCAGCCGTCTGTCAGCGGCGGTTGATGCGGGCAAGCAAGCCTATCGGGAGGAAAAGAAAAAGCTGTTGGAAGCCGAAGAAAGCTAA